In the Sediminibacter sp. Hel_I_10 genome, one interval contains:
- a CDS encoding MauE/DoxX family redox-associated membrane protein, giving the protein MNNPWHLYLMAAMYIFAGAMHFIKPKMYLRIMPRYLPNPKLLVILSGIAEIILGIALCIPVLKAFSIYAIIAMLAVFLLVHVYMLSSEKAAAGIPKWILLLRLPLQFGLMYWALWYL; this is encoded by the coding sequence ATGAATAATCCCTGGCACCTTTACCTCATGGCAGCAATGTATATATTTGCTGGCGCCATGCATTTTATAAAACCAAAAATGTACCTGCGCATCATGCCCAGGTATTTACCAAACCCTAAACTTTTAGTGATATTAAGTGGTATTGCAGAAATTATTTTGGGTATCGCTTTGTGCATTCCGGTTTTAAAAGCATTTTCAATTTACGCCATTATAGCGATGCTTGCAGTATTTTTGTTGGTACACGTTTACATGCTCTCTAGTGAAAAAGCTGCTGCGGGAATCCCGAAATGGATTTTACTCTTACGCCTCCCCCTTCAATTTGGATTGATGTATTGGGCGTTGTGGTATTTATAA
- a CDS encoding DUF3820 family protein: MLQPDKNFLIKLAHTKMPYGKFEGRYIIDLPEHYVVWYHSKGFPKGQLGDMLNQVYELKLNGLESLIWDIKKRYPKP, from the coding sequence ATGCTACAACCCGATAAGAATTTCCTAATCAAATTGGCCCATACCAAAATGCCCTATGGTAAATTTGAGGGTCGTTATATCATAGATTTACCAGAGCACTATGTGGTTTGGTACCACAGCAAAGGTTTTCCAAAAGGGCAATTGGGAGATATGCTCAATCAGGTTTATGAGCTTAAATTAAATGGGCTTGAAAGTTTAATCTGGGATATCAAAAAGCGATACCCTAAACCTTAG
- a CDS encoding OsmC family protein, whose product MTSKVTYLGNLRTESTHLKSGNSFLTDAPTDNNGKGEAFSPTDTVATGLASCMLTVMGIKAQDLGLDMTGTNAEVTKTMASNPRRISKIEVVVTFPFEADAKSKTILERTANTCPVHYSLHPEIEKVIVFNWN is encoded by the coding sequence ATGACCTCAAAAGTAACTTATCTCGGCAATCTAAGAACCGAAAGCACGCATTTGAAATCGGGTAACAGTTTTTTGACTGATGCACCAACAGACAATAACGGCAAAGGGGAAGCATTCTCACCCACAGATACGGTAGCTACAGGTTTAGCGAGTTGTATGTTGACCGTAATGGGGATCAAAGCTCAAGATTTGGGTCTTGACATGACGGGCACCAACGCAGAGGTGACCAAAACTATGGCTAGTAATCCAAGGCGGATCTCTAAGATAGAAGTTGTAGTGACATTTCCTTTTGAGGCCGATGCTAAGAGTAAAACAATTTTAGAAAGAACGGCAAATACCTGTCCTGTACATTACAGCCTTCATCCAGAAATTGAAAAAGTCATTGTATTTAACTGGAATTAA
- a CDS encoding LysM peptidoglycan-binding domain-containing protein, whose protein sequence is MKKIIAIIVLLFFGFVAFAQEYRTHKVKKEETIESIAKKYKVTPFDLYALNPDAKKGLKPDTVLIIPKIGKIDVDVEPEETKELIGFKKHRVSRKETLYSLSKEYNVTIDEIKKHNKRLYSENLRKGDKIEIPRYKTVESVVSLENTIKKYKVQPKEGKWRVAYKFGITVPELEALNPNMDAVLQPGQQLNVPNIEPSKEKLVEESFNYYTVLKSEGYMALNRKLGVTQEQLEALNPELKVDGLKLGMVIKIPGDARTTLLVNNVPSTDLTKNLKNLKPKNIALMLPFKTNKIDVDSIEATKKAIRTDGFLSVSLDFHAGVLMALDSAKQLGISTNLKVFDTKNQSSEISKILRENDFTRYDAVIGPLLTENFDAVASALKTDSIPVLSPLTMPKNLYGNVFQTIPSNELLEQTIINYVKSDSLSRRMIIVSDSKNKAISDRLKTEFPEAKQVFSRKNKEGQEAYFIYQTDLLNAIGKGRNIVFLETKNEGFASNVISMINGMTTDNNEIILMTTNKNKAFEGKEISNYHLSNLKFHYPSPNRTTDVSTASNAFVRAYRRIYNVSPNKYGVRGFDLTFDLLLRLSYGENLYKSSPNTLETEYVENKFRYSKKPFGGYYNEAVYIVKYDNMTIIEAKL, encoded by the coding sequence ATGAAAAAAATTATAGCGATCATCGTACTTTTATTTTTTGGCTTTGTGGCCTTTGCTCAAGAGTATAGAACTCATAAAGTCAAAAAAGAGGAAACTATTGAAAGTATTGCCAAGAAATATAAAGTCACTCCTTTTGATCTATACGCACTAAATCCAGATGCAAAAAAAGGATTAAAGCCAGATACGGTTTTGATCATTCCAAAAATAGGTAAGATTGATGTTGATGTTGAGCCCGAGGAAACTAAGGAATTGATTGGTTTTAAGAAGCACAGGGTAAGTCGTAAAGAGACTTTGTACAGTCTATCTAAAGAATATAATGTCACTATTGATGAAATTAAAAAACACAATAAACGCTTGTATTCTGAAAATCTTCGGAAAGGCGACAAAATTGAAATTCCTAGGTACAAGACCGTAGAAAGCGTTGTTTCTCTAGAAAATACTATCAAAAAATACAAAGTTCAACCTAAGGAAGGCAAGTGGCGCGTTGCTTATAAGTTTGGAATTACGGTACCAGAATTAGAAGCGCTTAATCCAAATATGGATGCTGTTTTGCAACCAGGTCAGCAACTTAACGTACCTAATATTGAACCCAGTAAAGAGAAATTGGTAGAAGAAAGCTTTAACTATTATACCGTTTTAAAGAGTGAAGGTTATATGGCACTCAATAGAAAATTAGGGGTTACTCAAGAGCAGCTTGAAGCCTTAAATCCAGAGCTTAAAGTAGACGGCTTAAAACTGGGAATGGTTATTAAAATACCTGGTGATGCGAGAACGACCTTGTTGGTCAATAATGTGCCAAGTACCGATTTAACCAAGAATCTTAAAAATTTAAAGCCTAAAAACATCGCCTTGATGTTGCCTTTTAAAACCAATAAGATTGATGTAGACTCTATAGAGGCTACAAAAAAAGCAATAAGAACCGATGGATTTCTTTCAGTCTCACTAGACTTTCATGCTGGTGTTCTTATGGCATTGGATTCTGCAAAACAGCTTGGTATTTCTACCAATCTTAAAGTGTTTGACACTAAGAACCAGTCTTCGGAAATTTCAAAGATATTACGTGAAAATGATTTTACGAGATACGATGCTGTCATCGGACCTTTATTAACCGAAAATTTCGATGCTGTGGCCTCGGCCTTAAAAACGGATAGCATCCCGGTGTTGTCCCCGTTGACCATGCCTAAAAACCTCTATGGCAATGTGTTTCAAACCATTCCTTCTAATGAGCTATTAGAGCAGACCATTATCAATTACGTAAAGTCTGATTCATTATCTCGACGTATGATTATTGTTTCAGATTCAAAAAACAAAGCCATTAGTGATCGTTTGAAAACCGAATTTCCAGAGGCGAAACAGGTCTTTTCTAGAAAAAACAAGGAGGGTCAAGAGGCTTATTTTATTTATCAAACAGATTTATTAAATGCGATTGGGAAAGGTCGAAACATTGTGTTTTTAGAAACCAAAAATGAAGGTTTTGCTTCAAACGTTATTAGTATGATCAATGGTATGACTACTGATAATAATGAGATTATTTTAATGACCACCAATAAAAACAAAGCATTTGAAGGAAAGGAAATTTCTAATTATCATTTGTCTAATTTAAAATTTCATTATCCATCTCCAAATAGAACTACAGATGTGTCGACGGCGAGCAATGCTTTTGTAAGGGCTTATAGAAGGATTTATAATGTGAGTCCTAATAAATATGGCGTAAGAGGTTTTGACTTAACGTTTGACCTGTTATTGCGTTTATCTTATGGAGAGAACCTTTACAAATCATCGCCCAACACCTTAGAGACCGAATATGTAGAGAATAAATTTCGATATAGTAAAAAACCATTTGGTGGCTATTATAATGAAGCGGTTTATATCGTGAAATATGATAATATGACCATTATTGAAGCAAAATTATGA
- the guaA gene encoding glutamine-hydrolyzing GMP synthase — protein sequence MQHNKVLILDFGSQYTQLIARRVRELNIYCEIHPFNKIPKDSDSFKAVILSGSPISVRGEAVLHPDLENIRGKKPLLAVCYGAQYLAHFSGGLVAESSTREYGRANLAYVMVEEPLFKHIDAGSQVWMSHSDTIKKLPENCKLIASTKDVENAAYSIEGEQTYGIQFHPEVYHSTDGKQLLENFLVHIAKVEQDWTPQSFVEETVEELQQKIGDDKVVLGLSGGVDSSVSAMLLHKAIGKNLYCIFVNNGLLRKNEYQEVLKQYEGMGLNVKGVDASARFLDALKDLSDPELKRKAIGKTFIEVFDDEAHDIDNVIWLAQGTIYPDVIESVSATGGPSATIKSHHNVGGLPDFMKLKIVEPLKSLFKDEVRRVGASMDMYPEILGRHPFPGPGLAIRILGDITAEKVRILQEVDAVFIDNLKSWNLYDKVWQAGAILLPVNSVGVMGDERTYEKCVALRAVESTDGMTADWVNLPYEFLQKTSNEIINRVKGVNRVVYDISSKPPATIEWE from the coding sequence ATGCAACACAACAAAGTCCTTATTTTAGATTTTGGCTCGCAATACACCCAGCTTATTGCACGCCGAGTAAGAGAATTGAACATCTATTGTGAGATTCATCCATTCAATAAAATTCCAAAAGATTCAGATAGTTTCAAAGCCGTTATTCTTTCAGGAAGTCCAATTTCCGTAAGGGGAGAAGCGGTACTGCATCCAGATTTAGAAAACATAAGAGGCAAGAAACCTTTATTGGCAGTATGCTATGGTGCCCAGTATTTGGCGCACTTTTCGGGCGGATTGGTAGCAGAATCCAGCACAAGAGAATATGGTCGCGCAAATTTGGCCTATGTGATGGTTGAAGAACCGCTTTTTAAACATATCGATGCCGGCAGCCAAGTTTGGATGAGCCACAGCGATACCATTAAGAAACTTCCTGAAAATTGTAAGCTTATCGCTAGTACAAAAGATGTCGAAAATGCAGCTTATAGTATCGAAGGAGAGCAAACTTACGGTATACAATTTCATCCAGAAGTCTATCACTCTACAGATGGGAAGCAACTTTTGGAGAACTTTTTGGTGCATATTGCTAAAGTAGAACAAGACTGGACCCCACAATCTTTCGTAGAGGAGACGGTTGAAGAGCTACAACAAAAAATTGGTGATGATAAAGTTGTTCTCGGTCTTTCGGGAGGTGTAGACTCTTCAGTATCAGCCATGTTGTTGCATAAAGCAATAGGGAAAAACCTGTATTGTATTTTTGTAAATAATGGTTTACTTCGGAAAAATGAATACCAAGAGGTCTTAAAACAATATGAAGGTATGGGACTCAATGTAAAAGGTGTTGATGCTTCGGCACGCTTTTTGGATGCCTTAAAAGACTTAAGTGATCCTGAACTTAAACGTAAAGCCATTGGGAAAACCTTTATTGAGGTTTTTGATGATGAAGCGCATGATATTGATAATGTCATTTGGTTAGCACAAGGTACCATATATCCTGATGTTATAGAAAGTGTATCGGCAACAGGTGGTCCAAGTGCAACTATAAAGAGTCATCATAATGTTGGGGGATTGCCCGATTTTATGAAGCTGAAAATCGTTGAGCCATTAAAATCCCTATTTAAGGATGAGGTTCGTAGGGTGGGTGCATCTATGGATATGTATCCAGAAATTTTAGGACGCCATCCATTCCCTGGTCCAGGTTTGGCAATCCGGATTTTAGGAGACATTACCGCCGAGAAAGTACGCATCTTACAAGAAGTAGATGCAGTTTTTATTGATAATTTGAAATCTTGGAACCTCTACGATAAAGTCTGGCAGGCAGGAGCCATCCTATTACCAGTGAATAGTGTTGGTGTTATGGGAGATGAGCGTACCTACGAAAAATGCGTGGCTTTGAGAGCTGTTGAAAGTACAGATGGAATGACGGCAGATTGGGTGAATTTACCTTATGAGTTTTTGCAAAAAACATCTAACGAGATAATAAATAGAGTAAAAGGCGTTAATAGAGTAGTATATGACATTAGCTCAAAACCGCCAGCAACCATTGAGTGGGAGTAA
- a CDS encoding thrombospondin type 3 repeat-containing protein has product MIGILSFSCFMTSAQSLEQCVADIILSDPLELDSQINTTAYGILDGVPFTVTSSTSLNFTELSPGDKNNIINEGDEIVDNNGNSVFTNDEINYLFGTNYVSNTSQATRTITFDEPVIDPAFFLYSVGKYQQPRTVTFFSDEGDATGGLISSLEVVAKDSDINNGTPVTYVVGENSITANEGRVIVKLPGSYTSISFDYGELNGGVAFFYFGKVIDNCISDSDGDGIADEDDNCPETANADQADTDGDLIGDVCDDTPNGDDDNDGVDNAVDNCPNTPNPDQADADSNGVGDVCGDQDECLSFSGENDFVDLGNIEETNFGIGDFTIEFSVKTDQMPIGFPAALISKRDDCNSDNFWNIRLASNGTFYYEAIEDTNFTNFCSINSVAAINDNQWHHIAVVREGSNITLIVDGGVDAAANCQITNLNNDYTVKLGKDACSDTPFGYYFDGEIDNIRFWNIPRTVEEISSTPNLMIDYSEEGLITAINQGDSDNDGIGNACDDDDDNDGVDDNLDNCPNTINPDQIDSNNNGIGDVCDEVVSPDGCYAAEVIAFEQGQNSNGNAVAANRGDATTALGEPDRSNAAGGFVSLGINGYLTLQFAGAVYNADGDDIMIYETSFSGDNCSGANDERAMVEVSQDGTTWFNAGEICRDGAIDLQGIPVVYVTQVRITDITTGSGDGFDVDGVEALNGCENMPNDENDLCYGAFVVENSYTPGPKKNGQAITDPTRIDPSKALGEPEGDDSFNFVSLGYGGEITIGFDGAVLNQSGADLEVVETTFGSQDFDSYAESADVYVSQDGINFFMIGSVMTDESSSLDISNASVYLSYITHVKLLDTTPGNSVSTDGFDLDGIVALPGCTLLEITEGSATNLNEFAALSTTDQTFANVEVKMYPVPARDILNVKLQNYAGGAASYEVVSLMGQTFIKGSLKAASEFNVDVSNLSNGAYFLLIHANGKTINNKFIKATK; this is encoded by the coding sequence TTGATTGGAATATTGAGTTTTAGTTGCTTCATGACCTCTGCTCAATCCCTAGAACAATGCGTAGCTGATATCATTTTATCAGACCCATTAGAACTAGATTCACAAATAAATACAACGGCTTACGGTATATTAGATGGAGTACCATTTACAGTGACATCCTCAACAAGTCTAAATTTTACAGAACTGAGCCCTGGCGATAAAAATAATATAATTAATGAGGGCGATGAAATAGTTGACAATAATGGTAATTCTGTATTTACAAATGATGAGATTAATTACTTATTTGGTACTAACTATGTGAGTAATACTTCACAAGCTACTCGAACAATTACTTTTGATGAACCAGTTATTGATCCTGCATTCTTTCTTTATTCAGTTGGTAAATATCAGCAACCAAGAACGGTGACATTCTTTAGTGATGAAGGAGACGCTACAGGCGGTTTAATATCATCCTTAGAGGTTGTAGCCAAAGATTCTGATATAAATAACGGAACACCAGTTACTTATGTGGTTGGCGAGAATTCAATCACTGCAAACGAAGGAAGGGTAATCGTAAAACTTCCCGGTAGTTATACCTCAATTAGCTTTGATTATGGTGAGTTAAATGGAGGTGTTGCATTCTTTTACTTTGGAAAAGTTATTGATAACTGTATTAGTGACTCAGACGGTGACGGCATCGCAGACGAAGATGACAATTGCCCCGAAACTGCCAACGCCGATCAAGCGGATACCGACGGTGATTTAATTGGAGATGTTTGCGACGACACGCCAAACGGTGATGACGATAACGATGGTGTAGATAATGCAGTAGACAACTGCCCGAACACCCCTAACCCAGATCAGGCAGATGCTGATAGTAATGGAGTAGGCGATGTTTGTGGCGACCAAGATGAATGTCTAAGTTTTAGCGGGGAAAATGATTTCGTTGATTTGGGTAATATTGAAGAAACGAATTTTGGAATAGGGGATTTTACAATTGAGTTTTCAGTAAAAACAGATCAAATGCCAATAGGTTTTCCAGCCGCATTAATTTCTAAGAGAGATGACTGTAATAGCGATAATTTCTGGAATATTAGATTAGCTTCTAATGGAACTTTTTATTATGAGGCTATAGAAGATACCAATTTTACAAATTTTTGCAGTATAAATTCTGTTGCGGCAATTAATGATAATCAATGGCATCATATCGCAGTCGTAAGGGAAGGTAGTAACATTACGCTCATCGTCGACGGAGGTGTCGATGCGGCCGCAAACTGCCAAATTACAAATCTCAATAACGATTATACAGTAAAACTGGGTAAGGACGCCTGCTCAGACACTCCGTTTGGTTACTATTTTGATGGTGAAATTGACAATATTCGGTTTTGGAATATTCCTAGAACTGTTGAAGAAATTTCATCAACACCAAATTTAATGATTGATTATAGCGAGGAAGGACTCATTACCGCTATTAATCAAGGAGATTCCGACAATGATGGAATAGGTAATGCTTGTGATGATGACGACGATAATGACGGAGTTGATGATAATTTAGATAATTGTCCAAATACAATTAACCCAGATCAAATAGATTCAAATAATAATGGAATTGGCGACGTCTGTGATGAGGTAGTATCTCCAGATGGCTGTTATGCTGCCGAGGTGATTGCCTTTGAGCAAGGCCAGAATTCTAACGGTAATGCAGTTGCAGCAAATAGAGGAGATGCTACAACGGCTTTAGGAGAGCCAGACAGATCAAATGCTGCTGGAGGTTTTGTATCCTTAGGGATTAACGGTTATTTGACCTTGCAATTTGCTGGAGCAGTTTACAATGCTGATGGCGATGACATCATGATCTACGAGACTTCATTTTCTGGAGATAATTGCTCAGGAGCTAATGATGAGCGTGCCATGGTAGAAGTGTCCCAAGATGGAACGACCTGGTTCAATGCCGGCGAGATTTGTCGTGATGGTGCTATTGATCTTCAAGGAATTCCTGTGGTATACGTGACTCAAGTTCGAATAACCGATATCACTACAGGTAGTGGAGATGGTTTTGACGTGGATGGTGTTGAGGCATTAAATGGTTGTGAAAACATGCCAAATGACGAGAACGATCTTTGTTATGGTGCTTTTGTTGTGGAAAATAGCTATACGCCAGGTCCTAAAAAGAATGGACAAGCCATTACTGATCCAACGCGTATAGACCCTTCTAAAGCTTTGGGTGAACCAGAGGGTGATGATTCGTTTAACTTTGTATCTCTAGGATACGGTGGTGAGATTACAATCGGGTTTGACGGTGCTGTTCTTAACCAGAGTGGAGCAGATCTAGAAGTGGTAGAGACCACATTCGGATCCCAGGATTTCGATTCTTATGCAGAATCTGCCGATGTGTATGTGTCACAGGATGGAATTAATTTTTTCATGATAGGCTCGGTGATGACAGATGAATCTTCTAGTCTTGACATTTCAAATGCGTCAGTATACCTATCTTACATAACACATGTGAAATTGTTAGATACTACGCCGGGGAACTCAGTCTCAACTGATGGTTTTGATCTTGATGGGATTGTGGCATTGCCAGGTTGTACACTATTGGAAATCACAGAGGGCTCAGCAACAAACCTTAATGAGTTTGCTGCGCTTAGCACAACCGACCAAACATTTGCTAATGTTGAGGTGAAGATGTATCCTGTACCAGCAAGAGATATATTGAACGTGAAACTTCAGAATTATGCTGGAGGTGCTGCATCTTATGAGGTTGTATCTCTAATGGGGCAGACTTTCATTAAAGGATCACTTAAAGCAGCATCTGAATTTAATGTAGATGTCTCTAACCTTTCTAATGGCGCTTACTTCTTGTTGATCCATGCTAATGGTAAGACCATTAATAATAAATTCATAAAGGCTACCAAATAA
- the bshC gene encoding bacillithiol biosynthesis cysteine-adding enzyme BshC — MPTDCIAFKDTNYFSSLICDYLDEKSELKPFYHRFPHLENFKAQIEEKSAAFQTESRTVLVDALKRQYQNLESSHLTNEHIEALGDAKTFTITSGHQLNLFTGPLYFFYKIVSTINLCKQLKAEYADYDFVPVYWMASEDHDFEEINFFNFDGKKVQWNRESSGAVGALDLKGLDDVFEVFGNQLNTTDNAEALKTLFRKAYLEQDNLTQAMQYLVNALFKDYGLVIVDGNDGELKRLFLPQTKAELLKQVSFNNVSEANEQLNTLEGNYKIQVNPREINLFYIKDGLRERIVKVEDSYQVLNSAISWSESELTAHLNDKPERFSPNVIMRPLYQEVILPNLCYIGGGGELAYWMQLKSNFEFNDVVFPMLLLRNSALLITAKQQEKLEKLDVSIGDLFLKTSALRTKVTKQVSEVDIDFSKQKAHLEQQFKDLYALAEETDKSFKGAVAAQETKQIKGLEHLEQRLLKAQKRKLEDYLARVTELQNALFPNESLQERQMNFSEFYLEHGEHLLPKLMEKLDPLAGCFSIIEV, encoded by the coding sequence ATGCCAACTGACTGTATCGCCTTTAAAGACACCAATTATTTTTCTTCATTAATTTGTGATTACCTAGATGAAAAGAGCGAATTAAAACCATTTTACCACCGCTTTCCGCATTTAGAAAATTTTAAGGCTCAAATAGAAGAAAAGTCTGCTGCTTTTCAAACAGAGTCAAGAACCGTTTTGGTTGATGCTTTAAAACGACAGTATCAAAATCTGGAGAGTTCTCATCTCACCAATGAGCATATCGAAGCATTGGGAGATGCCAAAACCTTTACCATTACTTCGGGACACCAACTTAATTTATTTACAGGGCCACTGTACTTTTTCTATAAAATTGTATCTACCATCAATCTTTGCAAACAACTGAAGGCCGAATATGCCGACTATGATTTTGTTCCTGTTTATTGGATGGCGAGTGAAGACCATGATTTTGAAGAGATTAACTTCTTTAATTTCGACGGAAAGAAAGTACAATGGAATCGAGAGTCTTCTGGTGCCGTAGGAGCATTGGATCTGAAGGGATTGGACGATGTTTTTGAAGTTTTTGGAAATCAACTCAATACTACCGATAACGCTGAAGCTCTAAAGACGCTGTTCCGAAAAGCCTATTTAGAGCAAGACAATTTAACCCAAGCGATGCAGTATTTGGTAAATGCGCTTTTTAAGGATTATGGTTTGGTTATTGTAGATGGGAATGATGGCGAATTAAAGCGCTTGTTTTTACCGCAAACAAAGGCAGAGCTATTAAAGCAGGTTTCTTTTAACAATGTTTCCGAAGCCAACGAACAACTCAATACCTTAGAAGGCAATTATAAGATACAAGTCAACCCAAGGGAAATCAACCTTTTTTATATTAAGGATGGCTTGCGGGAGCGCATTGTAAAAGTTGAAGATAGTTATCAAGTACTCAATTCAGCGATCTCTTGGAGCGAGAGTGAGTTGACGGCACATCTTAATGACAAACCAGAACGATTTTCGCCTAATGTCATCATGCGCCCGCTTTATCAAGAAGTGATTTTACCCAACCTCTGTTATATTGGAGGTGGTGGTGAGTTGGCTTACTGGATGCAACTCAAATCAAACTTTGAGTTTAATGACGTGGTATTCCCCATGCTTTTATTGCGTAATAGCGCTTTGCTCATTACCGCCAAGCAACAAGAAAAATTAGAGAAGCTAGACGTCTCTATTGGAGATTTGTTTTTAAAAACTTCAGCGTTAAGAACAAAAGTGACCAAACAGGTCTCAGAAGTGGATATTGATTTTTCGAAGCAAAAAGCGCATCTAGAACAACAGTTCAAAGACTTATATGCCTTAGCAGAAGAAACCGACAAATCGTTTAAAGGCGCCGTTGCCGCCCAAGAGACCAAACAAATCAAAGGTTTGGAACATTTGGAACAACGCCTGTTAAAAGCACAAAAACGTAAACTTGAAGATTACTTGGCTCGAGTTACAGAACTTCAAAACGCACTGTTTCCCAATGAAAGTTTGCAAGAGCGGCAAATGAACTTCTCCGAATTCTATTTGGAACATGGTGAACATTTGCTTCCGAAACTCATGGAAAAATTAGATCCATTGGCAGGTTGTTTTTCTATTATTGAAGTATAA